A single genomic interval of Candidatus Saganbacteria bacterium harbors:
- a CDS encoding methyltransferase domain-containing protein, protein MPLTRVSGFSNAYLGLPSVMARLVRSDMAFLGININRGTLRSLSGMPPAQYYGLHSRLEVFQKGHPFSKFRIDAPDKFQGFDFSVLPDAFLSSRVSGVLLDLANIETNFARFEREKQMILADSGTPAAFPVQSITPRPPIVEVDSGAIVPSQEPGHAAIVRPKHPVKNPISAAALFKNAYLFLLFIFVRAKVRIIKAFGAGGGEKAALNIVDLKNEMGEKIVAIIDYPENVPKSEASFAPWVIIPPAWGKTKETYFLLALYLQKNGFGVMRYDDTHGPGESDGQIVDSTLSISSINVSAAVDYLSKTIGAANIAVAPFSLSTRAAIKAASRDKRIAALLPIVGSPNIQSLLRNVYGEDLVAANKDGKKIGMVNMIGNYTDGDNFLDDVRKNRFSDLDTTARDLEKVKVPIIWYCGSEDEWVDPKEVEAALSSHSARHEVKVVEGVTHRFREAQTAHLIFIQFTRDVVGLMMGNYRTEVAVPGTSEIMYRGMIERSRIAVEHSKEKERQNWENYLEGFDILLESDDYRSYIREVAEAVDFVPGERLADIGCGTGNFEEYLLNGILEEILKSGITGSGGEITAIDIVANGLAKTMEKVDQVRRKRQGLPNVVALQADADISFLRVIERFKMGEVELEGLNELMCGCNINIPKIKDRQKLRSFLRGDLRLNYLDLMAIAGIENIDVVIELDRARRYIEKKIGLDDFNKKGQEKVSASGRIDYGELLIEDLKFDQLDWRMSLRNTTLPLKEGAYDKIVLSLCLSYLRNPRGTLAEIRRAQKPGGRIVVTSLKPDADISRIYSRFLGKIKEKYQGEGQGEALSRARALFNDAIKWIEVEEESGRFVYFSEEQLREMLIGAGYSNIQISYSFDKQALIAAGELPLE, encoded by the coding sequence ATGCCGCTTACTAGAGTTAGCGGATTTTCCAATGCATATCTTGGATTGCCTTCCGTTATGGCCAGGCTGGTCAGATCGGACATGGCGTTTCTTGGTATTAATATTAATAGGGGCACGCTAAGATCATTATCAGGGATGCCTCCAGCGCAGTATTACGGCTTGCATAGCCGGCTTGAGGTTTTTCAGAAAGGACATCCCTTTTCAAAATTTAGGATCGACGCTCCGGATAAGTTCCAGGGGTTTGATTTTTCCGTTTTACCGGATGCTTTTTTGTCGTCCCGTGTTTCCGGTGTTCTGCTCGACCTCGCGAATATTGAAACAAACTTCGCGCGGTTTGAGCGTGAAAAACAAATGATTTTGGCGGATAGCGGGACGCCGGCCGCTTTCCCTGTCCAATCTATAACTCCCAGGCCTCCTATTGTTGAAGTGGATTCTGGCGCAATAGTCCCTTCGCAGGAGCCGGGCCATGCGGCAATTGTAAGACCAAAGCATCCAGTGAAAAATCCCATTTCAGCCGCGGCACTTTTTAAAAATGCCTATTTATTTTTACTTTTCATTTTCGTTAGGGCGAAGGTCAGGATCATAAAAGCCTTTGGGGCGGGCGGCGGCGAAAAAGCGGCATTAAATATCGTTGATCTCAAAAATGAGATGGGCGAAAAGATCGTTGCGATAATTGATTATCCTGAAAATGTTCCCAAGTCAGAAGCTTCTTTTGCGCCGTGGGTCATCATCCCTCCCGCTTGGGGAAAAACCAAAGAGACATATTTCCTTTTGGCATTGTACTTGCAGAAAAACGGGTTTGGCGTTATGCGCTATGATGACACTCATGGGCCCGGCGAAAGCGACGGGCAGATCGTCGATTCAACCCTTTCAATTTCAAGCATTAATGTTTCCGCTGCCGTAGATTACCTTTCAAAAACTATCGGAGCCGCAAATATTGCCGTCGCGCCTTTCAGCCTCTCTACTCGCGCGGCCATAAAAGCCGCGTCGCGAGACAAACGCATCGCGGCGCTATTGCCTATTGTCGGTTCGCCCAATATCCAAAGCCTTCTACGAAATGTTTACGGTGAAGACCTGGTCGCCGCAAACAAGGATGGGAAAAAGATCGGAATGGTAAACATGATCGGAAATTATACGGATGGCGATAACTTCTTGGATGACGTGCGCAAAAATAGATTTTCTGATCTTGATACTACTGCCAGAGATCTGGAAAAAGTAAAAGTCCCGATAATTTGGTATTGCGGAAGCGAAGACGAATGGGTTGATCCCAAAGAAGTCGAGGCGGCTCTTTCCTCGCACAGCGCGCGCCATGAAGTTAAAGTCGTCGAAGGCGTTACGCATCGTTTTAGGGAAGCCCAAACAGCGCATCTTATTTTTATCCAATTCACTAGGGATGTTGTGGGGCTCATGATGGGGAATTATAGAACCGAAGTTGCAGTTCCGGGAACATCTGAAATCATGTACAGAGGAATGATCGAGCGATCAAGGATCGCCGTTGAACACTCGAAGGAAAAAGAAAGGCAAAATTGGGAAAATTACCTGGAAGGATTTGATATCCTTTTAGAATCCGACGACTACAGGTCATATATCAGGGAAGTAGCCGAAGCCGTAGATTTTGTTCCAGGAGAAAGGTTGGCTGATATTGGCTGCGGCACCGGTAATTTTGAAGAATATTTGTTGAATGGGATATTGGAAGAGATCCTTAAAAGTGGAATTACCGGTAGCGGAGGGGAAATAACCGCGATCGATATCGTTGCTAACGGATTAGCCAAAACAATGGAAAAAGTTGACCAGGTCAGGCGGAAGCGGCAGGGGCTTCCCAATGTGGTTGCCTTGCAAGCCGACGCCGATATAAGCTTTTTGAGGGTGATCGAAAGATTTAAAATGGGAGAGGTTGAATTGGAAGGCTTAAATGAGCTCATGTGCGGGTGCAATATAAATATCCCGAAGATAAAAGATAGGCAAAAGCTTCGAAGCTTTTTAAGGGGAGATTTAAGGTTGAATTATTTGGACCTGATGGCGATCGCAGGCATTGAGAATATTGATGTTGTAATTGAGCTTGATCGCGCTAGAAGATATATCGAAAAAAAGATCGGCCTTGACGACTTTAATAAAAAAGGCCAAGAAAAAGTTTCGGCTTCGGGCAGGATCGATTATGGGGAACTTTTGATCGAGGACTTGAAATTTGACCAGCTGGATTGGCGGATGAGCTTGCGGAATACTACTCTTCCTTTGAAGGAGGGAGCTTACGATAAAATCGTATTAAGCCTGTGCCTCTCGTATCTTCGCAATCCCCGCGGGACCTTGGCCGAAATAAGGAGGGCGCAAAAACCCGGAGGGAGGATCGTTGTCACAAGCCTTAAGCCGGACGCGGACATTTCGAGGATCTATTCCAGGTTCTTAGGCAAGATAAAAGAAAAGTACCAGGGAGAAGGCCAGGGAGAAGCTCTTTCCAGGGCGCGGGCGCTGTTCAACGACGCGATCAAATGGATCGAAGTTGAAGAGGAAAGCGGGCGCTTTGTTTATTTTTCCGAAGAACAGCTTAGGGAAATGCTCATAGGGGCCGGTTACTCCAATATCCAAATATCTTATTCGTTCGATAAGCAAGCCCTGATAGCGGCAGGTGAACTCCCCCTTGAGTAG
- a CDS encoding PAS domain S-box protein, whose protein sequence is MIYYPLSAAINFLGSLYLGFFVLSKNKKSPLNITFSLFAFSVAFWGFGYFFWQIASQKENALFWVQVLMVGAILIPVFFFHFILCLLRLYDEKKNILIAAYLLSAFFLISDLTPFFVKEVAERSFFKFWPVPGPLFHPYLMVFIALIIYSHLLMFQTMAKTSLGRLKNQIKYIFIGTFFGFLGGTTNFLLWYNVPFPPIGNGLVMLYVAFTTYAIIKHRLMSIETVIQKGILYGGISVLVLTAYAAAAYFLHGLNYIWVNAILVLALATAYNPLLKGFQYLIDVVFYRERYDYQKTLREISYKISTQLRLEDLTSLIVSTFVHTMRVSEISFLILDKEKGRFRSIPAPVIECQSSYKQIEIDIESPIAKYLQESKDVLLLEELEDEIAKLESYAGKDGKKLDDLFGVKFEIEKLGTELWVPILSQDILIGIISLGYKLSGDMYSTEDMVLLMTLANQTAVALENARLYEEVLLVKNYTQDILEAMVSGVATIDMRGNIVTFNPAAEKITDLNAKEVIGKNYSEVFSKKSPLSQIIGSALSGRQMRNHETSIVAGKKGLVPISLNSSALVDANGKRSGIIFSMSDLTEMKSLEGKVRQADKIGALGTMAAGMAHEIKNPLSSMKVLSQLLPIKYEDTEFRQKFIEIMPREILRIDRIVESLLGFARAATPKFTMIDLNKIIDDDVRYFNDQAKTAGVKIITAYADIPQIEGDSDQLSQVFSNLILNALQAMPEGGEIKIKTREGKKIENILQTVEVEVSDSGHGISGENIKKLFDPFFTTKYAGTGLGLTITHSIIDGHRGLIDVSSKAGRGTTFIVTLPVSQELV, encoded by the coding sequence ATGATCTACTATCCGTTAAGCGCCGCTATTAATTTCTTGGGCAGCCTTTATTTGGGTTTTTTTGTCCTATCAAAAAATAAAAAGTCCCCGTTAAACATTACATTCAGCCTTTTTGCCTTCAGTGTCGCGTTTTGGGGATTCGGATATTTTTTCTGGCAGATCGCCTCTCAAAAAGAAAATGCGCTTTTTTGGGTCCAAGTCCTTATGGTGGGGGCTATCCTTATCCCCGTTTTTTTCTTCCATTTTATTTTGTGCCTCCTAAGGCTGTATGATGAGAAAAAAAACATATTAATTGCGGCATATCTGCTATCGGCATTCTTTTTGATATCGGACTTGACGCCGTTCTTTGTAAAAGAGGTCGCGGAAAGGTCTTTTTTCAAGTTTTGGCCTGTTCCGGGGCCGCTTTTCCATCCCTATCTCATGGTATTTATCGCTTTAATAATATATTCGCACCTGCTGATGTTCCAGACCATGGCCAAAACATCCCTCGGCAGGCTGAAAAACCAGATTAAATATATCTTTATTGGGACATTTTTCGGGTTTTTGGGCGGAACCACCAATTTTTTATTATGGTACAACGTTCCATTTCCCCCCATAGGCAATGGGCTTGTAATGCTTTATGTCGCTTTTACCACATACGCGATAATAAAACATCGTTTGATGAGCATTGAAACGGTGATACAAAAAGGGATATTATACGGCGGGATTTCGGTCCTCGTTTTGACCGCATATGCTGCAGCCGCGTATTTTTTACACGGGTTAAACTACATATGGGTGAACGCGATCCTAGTTTTGGCGCTGGCGACGGCATATAATCCCTTATTAAAAGGTTTCCAATATTTGATCGATGTGGTCTTTTACAGGGAGCGGTACGATTACCAAAAAACCCTAAGGGAAATCAGCTATAAGATATCAACCCAATTGAGGCTGGAAGACTTAACTTCGCTTATTGTATCGACATTTGTCCATACAATGCGCGTTTCGGAGATCTCTTTCTTGATATTGGACAAGGAAAAAGGCCGGTTCCGCTCTATCCCCGCCCCGGTCATAGAATGCCAAAGCTCTTACAAGCAAATTGAAATAGACATTGAAAGCCCGATCGCGAAATATCTTCAAGAGTCGAAAGATGTGCTCCTATTGGAAGAGCTTGAGGACGAGATCGCAAAATTAGAATCTTATGCGGGGAAAGACGGCAAAAAGCTTGACGATTTGTTCGGGGTTAAATTCGAAATCGAAAAATTGGGAACAGAATTGTGGGTCCCAATACTTTCGCAGGATATCCTTATAGGGATAATCTCTTTAGGGTACAAGCTTTCTGGCGATATGTATTCGACCGAAGACATGGTGCTGCTTATGACCCTGGCAAACCAGACCGCTGTCGCGCTCGAAAACGCGCGGTTGTACGAAGAGGTACTCTTGGTCAAGAATTACACCCAGGATATCCTTGAGGCAATGGTTTCGGGCGTCGCTACGATCGATATGCGCGGCAATATTGTAACGTTCAATCCCGCCGCCGAGAAAATAACCGATCTTAACGCAAAAGAAGTGATCGGAAAAAATTATTCCGAAGTTTTTTCCAAAAAGAGCCCGCTATCACAAATTATAGGATCGGCGCTTTCCGGGCGGCAGATGAGAAACCATGAAACAAGCATAGTTGCCGGGAAAAAAGGGCTTGTCCCGATCTCGCTCAACAGCAGCGCGCTTGTTGACGCGAACGGAAAACGATCGGGCATCATTTTTTCGATGTCCGATTTGACCGAAATGAAATCTTTGGAAGGAAAAGTGAGGCAGGCCGATAAGATAGGGGCTTTGGGGACAATGGCGGCCGGCATGGCCCATGAAATCAAGAATCCGCTTTCTTCCATGAAAGTTTTGTCCCAGCTTTTGCCTATAAAATATGAAGATACCGAATTCCGACAAAAATTCATCGAGATCATGCCTCGGGAAATATTGCGCATCGACAGAATAGTCGAATCCCTTCTTGGTTTTGCAAGGGCGGCAACGCCAAAATTTACCATGATCGATCTGAATAAAATAATTGATGATGACGTTAGATATTTTAATGATCAAGCAAAAACTGCAGGCGTAAAAATTATCACAGCCTATGCGGACATTCCGCAGATAGAAGGGGATAGCGACCAATTATCGCAAGTATTTTCTAATTTGATATTGAACGCCCTACAAGCAATGCCTGAAGGCGGAGAAATAAAGATCAAGACCCGAGAGGGGAAAAAGATCGAGAATATCCTTCAAACGGTCGAAGTCGAAGTTTCTGATTCCGGCCACGGGATCTCCGGAGAAAATATCAAAAAGCTTTTTGACCCGTTCTTCACAACTAAATATGCAGGAACAGGGCTTGGGCTCACGATCACCCATAGCATTATTGACGGCCATAGGGGGCTAATAGATGTAAGCTCAAAAGCAGGACGAGGCACTACTTTTATTGTCACTTTGCCTGTCAGCCAGGAATTGGTATAA